The Castanea sativa cultivar Marrone di Chiusa Pesio chromosome 4, ASM4071231v1 sequence TTGAACTTAAAGATGAGGATAAAGCTCTTTGGCAAGTTACTAAATCTAGGAAGTTTTCTTGTGCTGCAAAATATGCTGAGATTAGAGATAAATCTAGTGAAGCTGAGTGGTGGAAGCTGGTTTGGTTCCATTTAACTATCTTGAAGCATTCATTTATTGGTTAGTTAGCTATAATCAACAAGTTGTCCGCGCGAGATAGAATGGCCAAGTGGGGGTACTTGGGTGATAGCTTATGTGTTTTTTGTAGAAATTTCCTTGAAAGTAGAAATCATATCTTCTTTGAATGTTCTTTCGCTAGAAGAATTTGGGATGACATGATAAAGTTGTGTCTAGTTTCAAATGCTTAATTTGTGTGGGAGGACTTGATTGCTTGGGGGGTTAGAGAGTTAAAAGGGAAGGGGCTGAGAGTAATAGCTTGCAAACTTGCTTGGTGGGCAACGGTCTACCATATTTGGCTGCAAAGAAATGCCATAGGTCATGAAGAAAGAATTTGGACAGAAGAACAGCTAAAGAGAAGCATCGTTAAAGATGTCAAAGCTAGGTTGAGGTTTAAAACCAAGTTCAAGAAGTCAATTTTGAATGCTACCATTTGTTGTAATTGACGGATTGATCCaagtagtattttaatttgatctTTGAAATCTTGTGCTGCTGTGTTTTGCCAAAGTGCTAGTCTATGTGCTACTGTGCTAAAGGTACTGGTTGTGATGCCTTATAGATGTTTTTGTTTAGATTGTTAGGGCAGTAGTTagtgtgttttgctttaccaTCTGTTTTGGCTTGCTTTGGTTTTATggttagtttgttttgattgttgtagtaGGGAGGTTTCCCTTTGCCAGTTTATTTTGGGTCTTCCTTTgtaatttgtgttttgtttctataaataaaagttgaattacccacacaaaaaaaaaaagactttgaGTTGGGGTTCAATCGGGCTCAAGATGATTCTTTAAATTTGCTAAGCTTGGATTGGGATGGACTTGGCTAATGATATGGATCCAGTGAAGATTGGTTTGGTAAAGATCTGATGGGGTTGATTCTTGATTActaatttatttggaaaaaagagtttagcttttaaatatatttaggGCTATCATGCTCCAATCTACTATGTGGTAATTAAAGAGATTATTCACCTGTAATTTTagttatataactttttttaatgaattatatgacttgtttaaataatacatatggatagttttataaattgtCATATAGTGAGTTGTAAGAGATTCCTCCAAATTGATTTGGGGCTAATCTTTGTAAAAATTGATGAACAATATCggtgaaaatttaaattaattcaaataaaatatcaaaatgattAGTATGGGTGTAAACAAACATCGTTGAACCTAATTcattggttcttcaagaacacAGCCAAAGCCTTGGCTCGACATTTCCCAACAAGTCATCAACACTACCTTGGGGCATCTTTTGGCCACAAAATCACTCTTCACATTAAGCTCACGCTCCTCGTGGTTGACTAGGAACACTTCCACCACTATTTGATCATTGTTAATTGCATTGGATAAGAAGagttttttaatatgttttatgttaagtttttttttttttttatgagaaacacacacacatacatatatataggggaaggggatAAGATAAGGGAAtgcactcacacgccaacaccaaaactgctctatatatatatatatctacacacacacatacacacacacacacacatatacatatatatatatatatagaggaagatgatgagataagggaatacactcacacgtcaacaccaaaactgcGGAGCAAGTAATAAACCCCTTCttaatatcacaccttaccgatgtagAACTACTTAACAacactgaatatatatatttttttttagaaacacacacacacacacacacacacacacacacacacatatatatataggggaaggggatgTTCTTTTACCTAAAAATAGTGAAGTATGTAACATCTACATAATAGAACCAACTTCCAAAAAGTAAAGTGACAAATTTTTAGTTAGggataagagcatccacatcagtgtatctaaaatcatgtataatgcaaatttttttcaattttacacattttgagttACATCAGTGTATCTAAAACTGGGTAAAAACGTGGAAACTCATCCctgagctacagtaccgtgtaaatatacacggttactgtagctcgtttatagcATTATGTTATCATTTTCgttccctccttttttttctctctccttttcgtTCTCAACCAACCCAACTAAAACTCAACACagacacttgctcaaaaaaaaaaaaaacatagatacacAAATACAGATCGGCGCTTGATCGGAGCGGTCGGAGCTTGGATTGGAGTGGATCAGAACTCGGATCGGTGCTCGGAGCGACTGGATCGGAGCGTATCGGAGTGGATCGGTGCTCGGAGCGACTGGATTGgagtggatcggagatcggatcGTGCTCGGAAcgactggatcggagctcgggtcgcgctcggagcgctggatcggagctcggagctcggatcgcgctcggagcgctggatcggagcttgGATCGCGCTCgaagcgctggatcggagctcagaTCAAGAAGAGAGATGATCTGGGTAGAGATGATCGGAGCTCTGGgtagagagagattgagagagatgCTCTGGGTAGAGAAGAGAGatgatctgggtagagagagagtgagagagagagagaaatgaagagaaggagagagagagagagagagagagagaaattaatcagaactgaagaagagaagaaatgaataGGCGCGTAGGTTAGTTgagagaattaataaaaaagtgagaaaattattatttaattaatagatggagtaggatagatgaactgatgtgggtaatttgtaaaaataaatgtgtaaaattttaaaaggaggtattttgtgtaaaatagaggaaatttttacaTGATCTGGTATGATTGCTCTAAGCCAGGTGAAATTTGGGCCTAATATCGTGTGGTTAATCGtaatttttcaaccaaaaaagaaaaaaaaaaaattattacagcGATACTAAAAGGGATTTTGAAATCGACACTCTGTTGACATGACAACATAACATCGCCGGTACAATTACTAGTACTAGTAGAACAACGGTTTCCTTTTCCTttccaaattaacaaaaagaagagaagagaagaggtTCACGGACGAAGGTGGAAGCAGAACAAAATGGCACCACACGATCTCCGCCGTCCGTTCAAGCGAGCAGCGATCTCCGATCAACAGAGGCGCAGGGAACTCTCCCTACAGCGCCAAGCACAGCACCGCCGCGACGCCCAACACCAAGCTCTCTGTTTAGCCTCTTTCCTCAACCCCCACTCCGACCCCGAACCCGAACCCGAAACCACACCCGAACCCGAACCCGAACCCACAGACTCACCGAAAGAGCTCGACGTTCGCCACGCCTCGAAACTGAAAGGCGCCGAAGCTCGTAAATGGTTCGCCCGACAACTCATGCTCCCCGAGTGGATGATCGACGTCCCTGATCAACTCCCCCAAGactggtctctctctctctctctctcacagtttTCGATGTACACATAAATGTCcacatttaaattcaagttttgtttttcgttttttttttttattttttatatgtaggTATGTGTTTGCGAGGCCAGCAGGGAAGCGATGTTTTGTGGTGTCGAGCAATGGAACGACAGTGAGTAGATTGAGAAATGGTTCGATGCTGCACCATTTTCCTTCTGCGTTGCCTAGTGGAGCTAGGACTAAAGATTCCTCAGGCTCTGCTCAGTCTTATTCTATACTTGACTGCATTTTTCATGaggtatgtatatatatatacatatggaTTAGCAAAGTCTTTTACTTAGTAATTGTTCAATTATGAATTGTAATGCACTTTTTCCTCTTacttttaaaacttgttaaactcaagtttgtttatttttgctCTTATCTTAACTCGTTATTAAGTACAAATACTTCATTTAGGGTGCTGTACCTGTGTTTACACTTGACACGCGTGTCCCAGCTGTGtgtaaaaaataatatgtaAGACACGGCTGG is a genomic window containing:
- the LOC142631604 gene encoding uncharacterized protein LOC142631604; amino-acid sequence: MAPHDLRRPFKRAAISDQQRRRELSLQRQAQHRRDAQHQALCLASFLNPHSDPEPEPETTPEPEPEPTDSPKELDVRHASKLKGAEARKWFARQLMLPEWMIDVPDQLPQDWYVFARPAGKRCFVVSSNGTTVSRLRNGSMLHHFPSALPSGARTKDSSGSAQSYSILDCIFHESDQTYYVIDMVCWREYSLYDCTAEFRFFWLSSKLAETGLCDPPSQYHRYRFSLVPVYNCDQAGLSAAYTGEVPYVKDGLLFYNKHAHYQTGNTPLALVWKDENCSQYVIDTDSKG